One window from the genome of Bacillus weihaiensis encodes:
- a CDS encoding SE1561 family protein, protein MGNAVHDKDSQLSYLKNRLNMFLEVLDSMDPESTDVDDIDRLIQMLDDLEFKQNQFKKDWKEEAEEEA, encoded by the coding sequence ATGGGTAACGCCGTGCATGATAAAGACTCACAATTATCTTATTTAAAGAACCGCTTAAATATGTTTCTAGAGGTATTAGATTCAATGGATCCTGAATCGACTGATGTAGATGATATTGATCGCTTAATTCAAATGCTAGATGATTTAGAATTTAAACAAAATCAATTTAAGAAGGATTGGAAAGAAGAAGCTGAGGAGGAAGCCTGA